The genomic interval CTGCTGGcacattatttgttttaatcgTTGCTCTGTAATCCACCAGCGTCTGTTTCTGCTCCTGAATCCCTGTCAGGATGGTAGTTTGATTCCCCCAGGGACTCAGACTGGCCTCAGACTGGGTTGTTATTGGTGTCGGGGGACTTCTTCTCTGTCTGGGGTTAACCGCTCCTCTGGCGCGGGTCCAGAACGCGTGGCTGAAGTTTACACTGACGGTGTCGGGTGTCACCGAGCAGACCGCGGCGACGGCGGCCGATGAATCACTCGCCGGGCGCCGCGGCGCTGAAAACAACCGGCAGCGGCTGGTTTACGGGTTTCATCCGTCGCTGACCTCCTCGTTTTTAGGAAAATGTGAGAAGAAAACTGTGGCGGACCTTCAGAACCgccttaaaatgttaaaaaaaagttacctgGGTTCTAAATGATTGGTGtggtttttaatttagtttcttttaGCTCACATCTTCCCACATCAGCACCTTTAATACAAGTTTTGATACGTTTTGTGCTCCTTTATGAATAATAAACAGTGATGTTTTTCCTCTGGTTAATCATGTTTTCACGATAAAAGGCTGAAATTTAAGTCAACGCTCTGCTGCCAGCATGAAAACAAACTCTAAAGAAGAGTTTGGACTCATCCTAGTAGCTGGTAATGATTTCCAGAACAAACTAAACCTGATGTTGTGGTTTCTGATTCACCAATGTGGCGTTAAGCTGCTTTGCAGCCTGACTTGGCATTTCATGCTGAGTGATCACAAAGATgactcatttttattcagaaaaccGCAGAAATTACTTCATTTAGACATTAAAACGTAAAACATAAACTCTTAATGAAGCCAACACGTTTTTTTCTTATAACTGAAGGTGATATAATTGGTGCAGACGGAGCAGCTGGAGCATCTTTAGCTGCTGAGATGTTTGAACGATGCAGACGGCTTCATGCTCCGTGTTGCTCCTATAACCCATGCAGCGTTTGCAcagatgcatgcatgcatgcagatGTAGCTTCTCCATGAGGCAGTGCATATCTGAAGTCAGTCAACGGCTGGCAGCTCAGGTGTAACTTCAGGTTTTTACCAGGAGGCGGGGAGAAAAGGTCTGTTAGGAGCCGTTTACTCCTGCGGTCCGTCCAATCAGACGGCCTCGTTAGTCTCCAAACCGTGTAGATACTGCATATCCTCCCAGTTCCTGTTCCCAGCAGCTTATTTACCTGTCTGGCTGCAGctggtggtttttctttcctgctgccttttatcaacttttagcattttatttccaTCCTTCATGCATTAAACCGTCACGGGACACTTGAGCCTAAAGCCCATTTTCATGAGTTTTACATATTTCCCTTGTCTGCTGTGTTAGAGCTTGTAGCTCTCAATAGTTATGTCCAAAGTCAAGACATCAGTGTGAAAATCCAGAAAGGTGAGCCAGGCACGCAGCTGGATGCTGCAGAGGAGCGATGATGGTGAACTGTAGGTACTGAGTTAGTTAGTGGCCAGCCCAGATGAGAGCGGCGACGCCTTTCAGCTCCAGCCTGAGCTCAGAGACGACCGATGAGGCCTGTGGGGGAGCCATGTGGTCCCGGCAGGGGTTGCTCAACAACACGTGAGCTGTTAACATGCTGTAGACCACTGGTCGTCTGATCGCAGCTGAAAACGCAGACATCCACGCTGCTTTGTGCAGCAGTGGATGTCTGCTGCAGACGGGCTTCACAAAGAGTCGTAACACCTCCAGCGCGACTCTTTCACCTGTCAAACAGTGAATCTGTCACCACTTCCTGTTCTCTGGCCTGGCGACGCTGTGTTGGTTTGCTGCGCTGCCGCCATGAGCTGCCACGCATTGATTCAGCGCGTTGGATAAGAAGACAACCTGATTTGTTGCTTACAACAACACGCTGATCCAGATTATAGTCATCATCACTCCATATATGGTCTTCCTGCCCCCAAAGGTCCTTATGGAGGGTCCAGACTGCTGAATCTTCATTTCATTGTTCTAACGCatgtttattcttgttttttctatgttttatggtttttctaaagtaaaataaaatataatccatccatccatctcaatttatttaaattttatcacaATTTTCCCCTCAAATGTATAATTTCTTTGGTCATTTCTCTGACTTTAAACAACTTGATTACGGTTTAAAGACAAGATGATGTGTGCAGTTCACCTTGTGCACTAAAAGAATACCAACGATCAAGATGTACGCAGATGATGCAGTTATCTATGCATGTGGGAAGAATGTGAATTAAATAGCTGCTAAATTATCAGCTGGcctggagaacatttctgtCTGGCTTTAAATGTTGGAAAAACGTCTTTTGCACACTAAGATATCATCCTGCAACCTTTTGTCGTGACTTCAGAGCATCTAGAACCTTCTTTTAGGCTCTGACCGTGtcctttttcttaaaaacatcTGGACTCTCTGTCTAATCAAGCTCTACCAACCATCAACATGAGGACAAGACAGGAGCACCACAGCTGTATCCTGAACCAGTGTAAGAAGTTAAGTTTGGAAAAAGTAATCTCTTTTTCTGACGCGCGTTTAAACAaccatttaaagtttaaaaatccCTCCAGCATCTGTCGCCTCCATCTCTCAGGTTGTCCGTTTTCCAGACCTCTGAGCAGACGAGCAGAGCTGGAAGGTCGACCAGCAGATGGGAATCCAGCTTTTTCCTTACAGGTCCATAAAAGACAGGAACGAACCGCCTACTCACTAAACAAATGACCAACTGTACAACTTTTCTCAGGggagcaaaaagaaaatagattttaacaAACCAATAATTATTGGACCTGAAATAACTTGGGTGTATGTTCTGGTTAACATTGTGTGTATGCTTTGTTTAACGCTCGGTGTTGGAAGGTATTTTATCTACATATGTTAATTTAACTGTCACTATTTTCCACTACACCTTTATCTTGATTTCTACCTGCGGCAGGGACTGCAGCTGCACAATGCATCTTTACTCTGTTGTAGTGTAAGAATAAAACATATATCACTTTACATTGTGTGCTTGAGGCTATTTTTCAGGTTTAAGAGCGATTTTCTGCACATGTTGCATGCAGAAACTTGTTTTGTCTCGCTGTAGAGCTGAACACTTGTTTTAACGCGCAAACTGGAGATATTTCGCTTTAAAACGTCACATTAACGCCCAGCTCGGTGATTTAATAAGGAATTGATGAGCAGGTGTGAGCCGCGGTGCCTCTGCAGGTGGAGGACCCCGATCCAGACCCCCTGAAACGGGGGAGAACTCGGGTTCGGATCCCATCGATGGGGTCTCCCCGGGTCCAAATGTGTGCAGCCTGGTCGGTTAACTGGGCTCCCCATCCCCAGGCGGACAGGTGCCGCTCCAGATGCTGACATCTGGCCCCGCGCTATCGTGTGAGCTGCAGCCCTGCGCGCTGGTGACAGTTAGGCCAGAGAGCGTGCATGTGACtatcagagaaaagacagaaaaaagatgGAGCCAGGCCTCCGCGGTGCTGAAGTCTGGCGGTGGAAACATCCAGGGAGAGCCTGCGCTCTGCGTAACGCGGTCCGCTCACCTACCTGCACAGATCGGCGTCGTGGCGCAGCTCACTCCCGGAGCTCTCCATCGGAAGGCGAGCGCATGTTGATCGAGTCGGCGGCTCTTATCTGATGAACGGCTCTGCGCTGCCTCGCCAGGCTCCGATGGGCGTGTGTGAAGCTCACTTCCTCGTCTGACAGCGCAGGGGCCGCTGCGAAGAGCGCGTCAGCCTTCCACAGACAATAACCTCCCCACGGCGCCACGGAGGGGCGACGCTTCCGCGGCCCCTGCCCTCACACAGGGGGGGCCAAAGGGCCAAGTTCAAGCGCGATCCGGGCCCGGCTGTGGCGCGTCTGTGTGCGCGTGTGCGTGCGTGTCGCGCTCTGTTTATGGTTCCATCACAGCCCCGCTTCGTAGCCGCGGCGCTATCCGGCAAGCTGGCCTCCAGAGGGgggtggaggggagggggggtctcCGGGGACCCAGCAGCAGTCTCGCCTGCCGAGGTGAGCGGCTGGAATGAGCCGGGCTGGGGGCCACCGTGTAGCGGCTGTGAGGGGCCTGCTCGGTGTCCTGCTGGTGGAGAGCGATGGAGGCGGCTGGGATCTGccggagagaggagagacagcACCACACAGAGCCCGGGAGGACCGGAACCTCACGGCTGCGCTCTGCGCGTCCGCTGGAGCTGGAGCTACAGTCCGAATAATCCACGCACCGACCACAGTCCTGTGCTGGGTCATACGCATGCGCACCAGCACCACTACCTACATAATTAGAGCCGGAGTAACCtgttaatgaataaataatacgCAGAGGATGCTCAGCTGCGTTAAAACACTAAACATGTGGCTGAGCGCAGCTCCGCAGAGTAAACCTGGAGTTCCAGGTCTGCCTGATGATGCTGGTTAGGACGGAGCCCCTGGAAAACTGTGATACAGAAAGATTAACTCTTAATTCTTTAGTTTCCTGTGTCACAGAAAGTAGTTCTGTGATtaaatcagcagctggatcatttAAATGCTGGTCCAGATTACCTGGGTTGACTCCTACAGTCTAGACTTTATGAAACATGTGGGAAATGCaggatttttacatttattagaAGGAGAGAGATGGTTTACACAGAAAGACATGAAGTCATGGCAGCTTGGAGACTCTGAAGGTTAGAAAGATTTATTGAAACGTGATAAATAGGAAGGAGGATCTTCTGGTTGGACACCAAGGAGGAGAAGTAAGTTTATTGTTTGTGAGATGAGGGGAGATACATTCACAGGTGGAGGTGGATCCTTACTGCTGGTGGTGATGGAGGAGCTCCAGGAGTTTGGCAGACAGTGCTTCAGAATGGTTTTGTAATGCCGTCTGTTTGTTTGCTTCCATCCAGGAAATGACGAGCGTTGGAGGgcggacaggcaggtgagcgatGTGAGCGGCTGGTATCAGCAGGACGGGAGGAGAGGAGGGCTGatccaggttctgctggaggctcCTTCCTGTTGAAAAATAGGTTTTTGCTGTCCACTGTCGCCACGTGCATGATTAGGAGGAGGCATATCCACTCATGTCTGGCTCCTAAACGGCCTTGAGAGGACATCTGGTGCTAATTGGCTCTTTATTAATAAACTATATTAGAAAACTGACACTGTTCAGTCGGAGCATTTACAAAGCAAACCTGCTTgaaggatttatttaaaaaaattaaaataaaaagttgaagGTGTGAGTTTCTTTACCTATAGAAGCTAATATCACCTGAAATAATCTATTAGGCAAAAGTCTTCTTGAACAttaatctctttttttatttctaagctgCCAGACTTTATTTCAACTATTTAAAGCTTGGGTCAGCGATTTCTCCGGAAGTTTTCCCAagcccctttttgaataactgtgcaagCACAAGACCGTCTTTTCTGCTaccttccactcctcagggggatcacgttttaaaaatctcctaaatctactctggtcttatttctttctactcaggccttcctctccttctcatAAATATGAACGTAGTtcacttcttgcgactctcagccaaagtctacggtgagagcagctacaatgaacagctaacaccgaagctgactaagctaacagctaagctaacttctaagctaaccgctaagctaaccagatacataaacacttgaagtgcgcagccagcaagcagaaactaggaaggaacgagcgcgTCAGACCATGTGGAACAATCAATAGCTAAGATGATTttccagaacttgagggacagaggaggttAGGTATAAAATGTCTGTAGGggacagcagaaccaggattCTGACCAATTggttacaggcctgcagctcccacaaaaaacaatattttaacttcctttttctaaatacataatgtatttactacatTCAGAATGGAAGGACAATTTACCCAGAATTACAAAAAGtgcttctgaacaggattaccaaatAGTTTTAAATGGTCTTTATCAGACTCAGACTTTCCaaagagcttttattttgactttttccacCCAGTTTTAGTCCActatcagaatatttttttatcttatactCATTTCACAGAACATCCACATCTATATTTGTAGTAAAGGTGACTGTTTAGTGGAcagaattaaatgtttttaaatacaacGTGCTGAGTCACAGAGACTTTTTACATGTTGGATCCTGATATTTCTGCACTGTTAGTTGATTCTGCAGATTTGTTCTGCTTGTATCtgaataataaaatagaaacataGACAGGTGTTGCCTATCGTGACTTTTATGTCtagattaaaacagaaaatacatttgtttcagGAAGTTAATCGGTCAATTTGAGTTAAAAGTTAAAGTAACTTTTAGAATCCAATTAGCAAATTGGTTTTGGTCCTTTTTCATGTTTACCTTTTAAGCGTTTTCAATTTTTCTGTAATTCTTTGAATTGTTGATGAAGATAAAACCGGTTTAAAGATGGAAAATAGGATTTTAGCTTCAAATGACGCCAAGTACACGAGAAACGAGGACAAACACAGTTTCCACCTTTCCCCATTTAATGAGAAGAAAACAAGCACAACAACCCTTTCCCCCTTTTCTTCATATAACTATTTATATTAACCCTAACCACAATTTAAGATCAAACTGTTTTtgtcactttgttttattctaagCCTGCAGAATTTTGCTGAAACGGAAACAATCAGAGAGGCTCATGGGTATAAAATGAGTGAACCATCCAAAGAGAAGTTCGGATAGCTGCTGAATCCCCAAAGGTTTGCAGTATTTCAGGAGAACATGGCAACCTGGCAGGTGAGACGTTTACCTGCGGTCACGTGACACGGGCAGGGCAGCGGGTCAGTAATCGGATGATCCTCCATGTTTGAACCGACAGGTGAGCCAAACACCACCTGCAGCGGAGGATCCTTGCTGCGTCACCTAATCTGCAGCTGCGCAGCCAGGCAGGATCACCGGAAACAGGGGCGcggcccttcaaaataaaatgtattttttatataaaaatgtgtttaaaggaGAAGAGCTGTTCAGATGATGTGAAATTAAACTGTCAACGATACAAAAACTGATGTGAAATGAAGGAcgcagaaaaatgacacaagattaaataaataagtaattgtagaaactttatttctttgttgaaaacagaacagtgtgaatatttatttatagctGCCACTGTTTGGATGTTTGCTGTTTTAAGTCTAATAGAGCAATATGCTCATATTTTACCCCGTTTTACCAACTAAATCCATCTTGATCTTAgaggttttctttttcccccaaaggagaacaaaaaacattattaccatctaccatagaaagtactcctgggtcaatgtgagcttctgagctttctgtgtctctgctctgtcttctctaagccccagtgggtggaggcagatgagcgttcacactgagcctggttctggttctgctggaggttctcctccctgttaaaggggagttttcctctccactgtcgcttcatgcatgctcagtatgagggattgctgcaaagccatcaacaatgcagacgactgtccactgtggctctacgctctttcaggaggagtgaatgctgcttggagagacttgatgcaacctgctgggtttccttagagaggaaactttctcaccaacctggaggatctgatggaagctgactttggaaagaggcttgagatgacatgtttcatgaattggtgctatataattaaaatttaaatgtattgaaacgcttttattttgaaagtctgGCAAAAGGCCTTCACCTGTTCTGTTGGACTTGACAGTGGCGTTGCCAGGTAGCCAGCTCCATAGCAACCAGGTCAAGAAGTTgacagatttgtttatttttgttagattGAAGCGGAGATGCTGAGGCGCGTGAAGATGAGGCGTCTATCCTGCGCACTGAGGGTTGGATGCAAACAAAttttttgtgattaaaaatgCCTTCGACGATGATCGTGAAGCCCAGAGCAGCGGAGGCGTCGAGGAAAAGCAAACCGGTGAGGCCGACAGCCCGCGGCGGCGCAGACGGCGAGCTTCCAGCCGCCACGGCGCGTAAAAGCCGCGCGTCAAGCTGTTCCCGCTGCGCGCAGCCGCGAGACAAGAGCCTGAGGGGCCCCACGGCGACCACAGGGACCCAGGGGGCCAAACCGAGCTGCGACAGGAGAGCGAGGTCCACGTCCGCCGCCCCCAAACCAACAGGAACCAAACCCGCGGATAGGAGCGCCAGAACCGAGCCGGAGCGCCGGAGGGCCACCAGCTCTGTGAGGGGACCCGATGCCAACCCGAAACCCCGGGACACCGGCGGGGGTCCGGGTCTGAAGGAGCTGCGCTGCTCCAGGGCTGAGGGGAAGGCTCCGATCCAGAGGTGAGACCAACCTTTGGCCTCATTTAGAATAATGTCTGATTAAATGTTCGGCTGCTAACTAATCAGATTCATCAAGGCGTCAGGTAGTCCACATAAAGCTCACTAAGCGTTAACATTTCCTTTTTCTACACGTATTAATGAAATGCACTTTATTGTTGCCTCTGGGTTGGGTTGCAGGATAatttacttattattatttaaataaagttgtcCTAACAGGGAGACCTGAATAATTTTATGAAAAGcttatttattctgatcatTTTACCAGATTCTCATTAGAGACTAAATTAATTATAAACTGTGCTAAGACAACAATCTGTTGTTTATAGAGCAATTCAGGAATGGAACAAATTACCTAAAAGCATTACCAATTCAAAAagcacactttattttaaaaacacttaaatctAACGCCGAATGTAAGTTTAAATTCAGGTTTATGTATGTAATTTATGTAATGTCAGATTATGTGCATATCATATGTTAATGTCAATTTGAACAACTTTGTATTCCTTCAACTGGACTCCAGGAAGATTAATAACCACTACGGTGGAAACTAACAtcctaataaattaaaaaaaatggtaaaaaatctaattttattcttacaaaacaattttaatcCTTCACCAAAGTAGAcgagttcatatttaaaaatgttgcttataaaattaacaaataactCAAAGATCAGATCAGGTCAATCCATCAGATTTTTATATCTTCTATTCATTAAATGTGTCAGAAACGTTAGAACTACTGacatttttactttataaatACGTCAACCAATAGCATCTTTTTTAATGctattttttcttactttttataAAATTCAGAAAAGGAGCTTTAAATTATAAACCTTCTAAACCTGTTTTCTGTTAGATTAAAAAGTCATACCTCCATGAATCATCCTGcagcatattttcttttttatttgatatgcatttaaaaaatgaataaataataataataataataataataataataataataataataataatataataaatacacTAGTCAGAACTCAAAGCAAATCAGAAATCAGTATCGTCctgtaaatatttcagataaaacatcagaaaagtacaaaatatATCCATATTTAATGGATTTAGCATCCTGGCACTAAGTTTTTCCTTAATTTGCCTTTAATCATGTTTCTTTTGAGTTTATATTAATGTGATTGGTCAATGATCGTCCTGCTTATATTCATAATTAATGTCATTAATAGTCAGAGGAAGCTTCTAGGTTCCTCTTTCTGTTCACCTCAAATGTTCAGTCAGCAGAAATATTTATATCTCATTCTCGGCCTTTAGTGCTgaaatatatttctgtttttgtaaaacatatATGTGGTTTATATCTTCAGATCCTTGAGCAGACTATATTTCAGAGCCCTGGTTTAACGTAGAGAACGTCCATAAGCCGTCTCTGTGTTTGGGTACGGAAACTTCTCCGAGCTTCCTGCTGTGAAAGGCCGGTCTGAAAATATCCCGCCGGCCGCTGCGGCCTGAGGCCATCTGCTCCAGAAGCTTAATCCCCAGAAGTTTCACCGCCACCACAGGCCTGCAGCGCCGCCAGGCCGTGTCCACCAGTTTGGTTcctgcagaacctctgcagcagaacctctgcagcagaacctctgcaggaagaacctctgcagcagaacctctgcagcagaacctctgcaggaagaacctctgcagcagaacctctgcagcagaacctctgcagcagaacctctgcagcagaacctctgcaggAAGAACCGGT from Fundulus heteroclitus isolate FHET01 chromosome 21, MU-UCD_Fhet_4.1, whole genome shotgun sequence carries:
- the LOC118556167 gene encoding uncharacterized protein LOC118556167 isoform X3 → MPSTMIVKPRAAEASRKSKPVRPTARGGADGELPAATARKSRASSCSRCAQPRDKSLRGPTATTGTQGAKPSCDRRARSTSAAPKPTGTKPADRSARTEPERRRATSSVRGPDANPKPRDTGGGPGLKELRCSRAEGKAPIQSHKAFTVIPPNPKKRREIQKKAEAELAALEELRLSRAMAYVSIDPSSVGEEAADGGNTCPGQVTPPSPGLTWQLSSC
- the LOC118556167 gene encoding uncharacterized protein LOC118556167 isoform X2: MPSTMIVKPRAAEASRKSKPVRPTARGGADGELPAATARKSRASSCSRCAQPRDKSLRGPTATTGTQGAKPSCDRRARSTSAAPKPTGTKPADRSARTEPERRRATSSVRGPDANPKPRDTGGGPGLKELRCSRAEGKAPIQSHKAFTVIPPNPKKRREIQKKAEAELAALEELRLSRAMAYVSIDPSSVGETPERLAHGEEAADGGNTCPGQVTPPSPGLTWQLSSC
- the LOC118556167 gene encoding uncharacterized protein LOC118556167 isoform X1, whose protein sequence is MPSTMIVKPRAAEASRKSKPVRPTARGGADGELPAATARKSRASSCSRCAQPRDKSLRGPTATTGTQGAKPSCDRRARSTSAAPKPTGTKPADRSARTEPERRRATSSVRGPDANPKPRDTGGGPGLKELRCSRAEGKAPIQSHKAFTVIPPNPKKRREIQKKAEAELAALEELRLSRAMAYVSIDPSSVGGCMSLQEVRLKQQQEMMQAKRKQKQVRKQLMEETPVPAR